One Sediminicola sp. YIK13 DNA segment encodes these proteins:
- the nadD gene encoding nicotinate (nicotinamide) nucleotide adenylyltransferase codes for MKKVGLYFGTFNPIHIGHLVIANHMAEFSDLDEVWLVITPHSPFKKKKTLLDNNHRYEMVYEATKDYPKLRPSKIEFELPQPNYTVNTLIHLVEKHGTDYEFSLMMGEDNLKGLHKWKNFEAILEHHQIYVYPRISEGETDHSFKGHPKIIHIDAPIMEISSTFIRKQHKAGKNIRPLLPENVWKYLDEMNFYR; via the coding sequence ATGAAAAAGGTAGGTCTTTATTTTGGTACGTTTAATCCAATTCATATTGGCCACTTGGTGATTGCCAACCACATGGCAGAATTTTCTGATCTAGATGAAGTCTGGTTGGTGATTACCCCCCATAGCCCTTTCAAGAAAAAGAAGACCTTATTGGATAACAATCATAGGTACGAAATGGTCTATGAGGCCACCAAAGATTATCCAAAATTACGCCCAAGTAAGATAGAATTTGAACTTCCCCAGCCAAACTACACGGTAAATACGTTGATTCATTTGGTCGAAAAGCACGGAACAGATTATGAGTTTTCATTAATGATGGGTGAAGACAATCTTAAGGGATTGCATAAATGGAAAAACTTCGAGGCCATCTTGGAACATCATCAAATTTATGTATATCCTAGAATTTCCGAAGGGGAAACAGACCATAGTTTTAAGGGTCACCCCAAAATTATACATATCGACGCACCCATTATGGAAATTTCATCCACTTTCATTCGAAAACAGCATAAAGCAGGTAAAAATATCAGACCCCTATTGCCTGAAAATGTTTGGAAGTATTTGGACGAGATGAACTTTTATAGATAG
- the gmk gene encoding guanylate kinase — protein sequence MEGGKLIIFSAPSGSGKTTITKYLLEQPELNLAFSVSATSRPRRGKEKHGEHYYFMSKSEFKNHIKNDDFLEWEEVYRDNFYGTLKSEVERLWALGKNVIFDIDVVGGLRIKKKYPENTLAVFVKPPSVDELKIRLKKRSTESDDKINMRIAKASVELATAPQFDKIIKNYELEIALKEAYQLVADFVGVKQEK from the coding sequence ATGGAGGGAGGAAAACTCATCATTTTTTCGGCACCGTCGGGAAGTGGAAAAACTACAATTACCAAATATCTTTTAGAGCAACCAGAATTAAATTTGGCCTTTTCTGTTTCAGCTACCTCAAGACCACGTAGAGGAAAGGAAAAGCATGGGGAACATTATTATTTCATGTCCAAATCTGAGTTTAAAAACCATATTAAAAATGATGATTTTTTAGAATGGGAAGAAGTTTACCGAGATAATTTTTACGGCACCCTTAAAAGTGAAGTAGAAAGATTATGGGCCTTGGGGAAAAACGTCATCTTCGATATTGATGTTGTAGGCGGACTTAGAATAAAGAAAAAATATCCAGAAAATACATTGGCGGTATTTGTAAAGCCACCGAGTGTTGACGAACTAAAAATAAGACTTAAAAAGCGCAGTACAGAAAGTGATGATAAGATCAACATGCGTATAGCCAAAGCTTCAGTTGAACTCGCTACCGCCCCACAATTTGACAAGATCATCAAGAATTACGAATTGGAAATTGCGCTAAAAGAAGCCTATCAGCTTGTTGCTGATTTTGTTGGGGTAAAACAAGAAAAGTAA
- a CDS encoding YicC/YloC family endoribonuclease yields MIQSMTGFGKYVVQLPSKKITIEIKSLNSKSLDLNARIPSAYREKELDLRKIIASSLERGKVDFGLYMESTGDETSSVINEVVVKSYMKQLRAIAEGDDVKLLEMAVRLPDALKTERDNIDEMEYEAILEALKNALKEINIFRSEEGHVLEKDFLERIATLNRLLDEVKAMDTDRLSMVRERLEKAVADLKTDLDSNRFEQELIYYLEKYDITEEKVRLANHLDYFATALKSDDSNGKKLGFISQEIGREINTIGSKANYAPMQQLVVQMKDELEKIKEQMLNVL; encoded by the coding sequence ATGATCCAATCCATGACAGGGTTTGGGAAGTACGTAGTTCAACTTCCTTCAAAGAAAATTACCATTGAAATAAAATCATTGAACAGTAAAAGTCTCGATTTAAATGCCCGTATCCCATCAGCCTACAGGGAGAAGGAATTGGATTTGAGAAAAATAATTGCCAGTTCTTTGGAAAGAGGGAAGGTAGATTTTGGGCTGTATATGGAGTCTACAGGGGATGAAACATCTTCTGTTATCAATGAAGTGGTTGTAAAAAGCTATATGAAACAGCTTAGGGCAATTGCAGAAGGTGACGATGTTAAATTATTGGAAATGGCGGTACGCCTACCCGATGCTTTGAAGACCGAGAGGGATAATATAGACGAAATGGAGTACGAAGCCATTTTGGAAGCCCTTAAAAATGCGTTGAAAGAGATCAATATCTTTAGATCAGAGGAAGGCCATGTTTTAGAAAAGGATTTCTTGGAAAGAATTGCCACCCTGAACCGTTTATTGGATGAGGTTAAGGCTATGGACACAGACCGGCTTTCTATGGTGAGAGAACGCTTGGAAAAGGCTGTGGCTGATCTTAAAACTGATTTGGATTCAAACAGATTTGAACAGGAATTGATCTATTATCTGGAGAAATACGATATTACCGAAGAGAAGGTACGCTTGGCCAATCACCTGGATTATTTCGCAACAGCACTTAAATCTGATGATTCCAATGGTAAAAAACTAGGCTTTATTAGTCAGGAAATTGGCAGGGAAATAAACACAATAGGCTCTAAGGCCAATTATGCCCCAATGCAACAACTCGTGGTACAAATGAAGGATGAGTTGGAAAAAATTAAAGAGCAAATGTTAAACGTACTGTAA
- a CDS encoding SdpI family protein has protein sequence MLWEYLIAICITPMLLVAFGYYWQLRPPKKINWFYGYRTRRSMANQQIWDFANKVGAEMLIRVGIVTLAISILCYFLLPESAGIVISFFIFIIGIGVGMYWCETKINRYFDKNGNPK, from the coding sequence ATGCTCTGGGAGTATTTAATAGCTATTTGCATCACTCCAATGTTGCTGGTGGCCTTTGGGTATTATTGGCAGTTGCGACCTCCCAAGAAAATAAATTGGTTTTACGGGTATCGTACCAGGCGGAGCATGGCCAACCAACAGATTTGGGATTTTGCCAATAAGGTAGGTGCAGAAATGCTCATAAGGGTTGGAATCGTTACACTGGCAATAAGCATCTTATGTTATTTCCTGTTACCGGAATCTGCAGGAATTGTCATCTCTTTCTTTATTTTCATAATCGGAATTGGAGTAGGGATGTATTGGTGTGAAACCAAAATCAATAGGTATTTTGATAAAAATGGTAACCCAAAATAG
- a CDS encoding 3-keto-disaccharide hydrolase yields MKYILTAVLALALFSCKEKVEVAPLEETDNSPQEIIYEEYTGVEPTKPEETEIYEPVPPTVQPFAQNGAPSDALILFDGSNLDQWISAKDSTAAPWILNKDGSMTVKDKAGDIQTKQNFGSVQLHVEWKSPSEVQREGQNRANSGVFLQGIYEVQILDNNDNDTYVNGQVGSIYKQHVPLAKASVPSGEWNSYDIIYHEPVFNEEGKKIRSGTITVLHNGILIQDHVEIKGTTPYIGWPKNEAHGKGPIKLQDHGDNSRVSYRNIWVRELN; encoded by the coding sequence ATGAAATATATACTCACAGCAGTTTTGGCACTAGCCCTATTTTCTTGCAAGGAAAAAGTAGAAGTGGCCCCATTGGAAGAAACGGACAATTCGCCCCAGGAAATAATATATGAGGAGTATACTGGTGTAGAACCCACAAAACCAGAGGAGACTGAAATTTATGAACCTGTGCCCCCTACGGTTCAGCCTTTTGCGCAGAACGGAGCTCCCAGTGATGCCCTAATCCTATTTGATGGAAGTAATTTGGACCAATGGATTAGTGCGAAGGACAGTACTGCCGCTCCATGGATTTTGAACAAAGACGGCAGCATGACCGTAAAGGATAAAGCAGGCGATATACAGACGAAGCAGAACTTTGGGAGTGTGCAATTACATGTTGAATGGAAATCACCCTCAGAAGTGCAAAGGGAAGGTCAAAATAGGGCCAACAGTGGCGTTTTCCTTCAAGGGATATACGAAGTTCAAATATTGGACAACAACGATAATGACACCTACGTCAATGGCCAGGTAGGTTCTATCTACAAACAACACGTACCTTTGGCGAAAGCTTCGGTTCCTTCAGGGGAGTGGAACTCGTATGATATTATATATCACGAACCGGTTTTTAATGAAGAGGGAAAGAAAATACGATCGGGCACCATTACGGTCCTGCACAATGGTATTTTAATACAAGATCACGTAGAAATAAAAGGAACAACCCCTTACATAGGTTGGCCTAAGAACGAGGCTCACGGAAAGGGACCTATAAAGCTACAAGATCACGGAGATAACAGCAGGGTTAGTTATAGAAATATTTGGGTTAGAGAATTAAACTAA